In Garra rufa chromosome 15, GarRuf1.0, whole genome shotgun sequence, a single genomic region encodes these proteins:
- the LOC141286769 gene encoding acylamino-acid-releasing enzyme isoform X1 — MRKDGFLKHLAMCESKKTKVTVVELKSDESLPAGDLHLTASEAGSTEEMSVSEGNKNQITEDAQKIRRKANFEQHLCPKRAVSEETVSHGPSDSEMADQDSTGEGGIMEEQVRPDDPSKSPMDEGDASVVDLSVVDHNVTETTASNSAASLHPIEADVTIQTLVNEMFSQHTPVESTIPQRCRSDAQDLCPFCGLMLHRKNLQVHLRRKHPDQVSNQEKPVYAQLKNPKQQRLPLRQQQKIAMESEIKDVFSHCLRFPVPISASVVADEPVDTANEKRCVTVLTRWSQCDVERGVKLRFSQRWTLLCKHDTVEHVLPSGTSSHTEKELLSCHSPSGTLQAIIREEAGHQYVEVWGQNGLEKSLDLTALNKHGKVYEDAQFASLAWSPCEKKLLYVAEKKRVEPSANSSVASANEDGGLVLLEEQDKNIYVEDWGEGLVGRSCPVLCVADLSKGAVIVYAGVPPHISPGQALWAPNGRGMVFVGQWNEPFRLGLKFCSNRRSALYYLDMKGNCECLSAEGVSVSSPRMSPDSCWIVYLQGQVFGPHHQCLKMMLYDIKNRSTSVLVDVVRRAEKGQFAGIYEALPSHCWSADSERIFFSSACENNKAVFSVDRTTGRVTQVCGLDALRLDDFGSVQLLTIQKDLMVMSCSSPNQPPCLKVGFLSSMDQAEDMQLCNVGGADVYEGFDWQPMLITPPSQEESHQFSGLNFGAILLKPYNPPERRKTPLVVTIHGGPHAHFAADWNATAAALTKLGYAVLMVNYRGSTGFGQDGIESLLGNVGSQDVKDVHRAVLCTLQNETTLDPDKVAVMGGSHGGFLACHLVGQYPDFYRACAARNPVINAATLLGTSDIVDWRYSSVGLQYAFDRLPTSECLISMLEKSPIIHAAQIRAPVLLMLGGRDRRVSPHQGLELYRALKSRNTPVRLLWYSDEGHSLSKVNTQSDCFLNIVLWFKEHLN, encoded by the exons ATGAGGAAAGATGGTTTTCTAAAACACCTGGCCATGTGCGAGAGCAAAAAAACAAAGGTAACGGTTGTGGAGTTGAAATCAGACGAGAGTTTACCTGCAGGAGATCTTCATCTGACTGCATCTGAGGCTGGAAGTACTGAGGAAATGTCTGTCAGTGAGGGAAACAAGAATCAGATAACTGAAGATGCTCAGAAAATCAGAAGAAAAGCAAACTTTGAGCAACACTTGTGTCCTAAAAGG GCTGTAAGTGAGGAGACAGTGAGCCACGGGCCCAGTGATTCAGAGATGGCAGACCAAGACTCCACAG GTGAAGGAGGGATTATGGAGGAGCAGGTGAGACCAGATGACCCATCTAAATCCCCAATGGATGAAGGAGATGCTTCAGTGGTAGATCTCTCTGTAGTGGATCACAATGTCACAGAGACCACCGCCTCAAATTCTGCTGCCAGTCTGCATCCTATAGAGGCTGATGTCACTATACAGACTTTAGTAAATGAGATGTTCTCTCAACACACACCTGTTGAAAGCACCATCCCGCAAAGATGCAGATCCGATGCACAAGATCTGTGTCCGTTCTGTGGTTTAATGCTGCACAGGAAGAATCTGCAGGTGCATTTAAGAAGGAAGCATCCAGATCAAGTTTCAAACCAGGAGAAACCCGTCTATGCTCAGCTGAAAAACCCAAAACAACAGAGGCTCCCTTTGAGACAACAACAGAAG ATTGCAATGGAGAGTGAGATCAAAGATGTGTTCAGTCACTGTCTCAGGTTTCCAGTGCCTATTTCTGCCTCTGTGGTTGCTGATGAACCGGTGGACACTGCCAATGAAAAACGTTGTGTCACCGTATTGACCC GTTGGAGTCAATGTGATGTGGAGAGAGGGGTGAAACTGCGTTTCTCTCAGAGATGGACCCTACTGTGCAAACACGACACAGTTGAGCATGTGTTGCCGTCTGGAACAAGCTCACACACAGAGAAAGA GTTGCTCAGCTGCCATTCTCCTTCTGGGACTCTTCAAGCTATCATCCGGGAGGAAGCAGGACATCAGTATGTGGAG GTTTGGGGCCAGAATGGCCTGGAGAAAAGTTTGGACCTTACAGCTCTGAATAAACATGGAAAAGTGTACGAAGATG CTCAGTTTGCAAGTTTGGCTTGGTCACCATGTGAAAAAAAGTTGCTCTATGTAGCTGAAAAAAAGAGAGTGGAGCCATCAGCTAATTCATCAGTTGCATCAGCCAATGAGGATGGTGGGCTAGTGCTGCTTGAGGAACAG GACAAGAACATATATGTTGAAGACTGGGGTGAAGGTCTGGTGGGTAGGAGCTGTCCAGTGTTATGTGTAGCTGATCTCAGCAAAGGAGCTGTTATTGTATATGCTGGCGTCCCTCCACATATATCACCAGGACAG GCTCTGTGGGCACCTAATGGAAGGGGAATGGTCTTTGTGGGCCAATGGAATGAACCGTTCAGACTGGGCCTTAAATTCTGCTCTAATCGTAG atCAGCTCTCTATTACCTGGATATGAAAGGGAACTGTG AGTGCTTGTCAGCTGAAGGAGTGTCTGTTTCAAGCCCTCGAATGAGTCCAGACTCGTGCTGGATCGTATACTTGCAGGGACAGGTGTTTGGACCACATCATCAGTGCCTGAAAATGATGCTG TATGACATAAAGAACAGAAGCACCTCGGTCTTAGTAGATGTGGTCAGGAGAGCAGAAAAAG GTCAATTTGCTGGTATATACGAGGCGTTGCCATCTCACTGCTGGTCTGCAGACAGTGAGAGAATCTTCTTTAGCAGTGCCTGTGAAAACAATAAG GCAGTGTTCTCAGTTGACAGAACCACAGGAAGAGTCACACAAGTGTGCGGACTGGATGCGCTAAGACTAG ATGATTTTGGGAGTGTGCAGCTGTTGACAATACAAAAAGACCTGATGGTGATGAGCTGCTCATCTCCAAATCAACCTCCCTGCCTG AAAGTTGGCTTCCTGTCATCAATGGATCAGGCTGAAGACATGCAACTTTGCAATGTGGGTGGAGCAGATGTTTATGAGGGATTTGATTGGCAGCCTATGTTGATCACACCCCCTTCTCAAGAGGAGAGCCATCAGTTCT CGGGACTGAATTTTGGAGCAATTTTGCTGAAGCCGTACAATCCTCCAGAAAGAAGGAAAACTCCTCTAGTGGTGACTATACATG GTGGTCCTCATGCTCATTTCGCTGCTGACTGGAATGCCACAGCCGCTGCTTTAACCAAACTGGGATATGCTGTTCTGATGG TGAACTACAGGGGCTCCACTGGGTTTGGTCAAGACGGCATAGAGTCTCTACTTGGAAACGTTGGCAGTCAGGatgtcaaagatgttcat AGGGCAGTGTTGTGCACTTTGCAAAATGAGACAACGCTAGATCCTGATAAGGTGGCAGTGATGGGCGGCTCTCATGGTGGTTTTCTGGCCTGCCACCTGGTTGGTCAATATCCAGATTTCTACAGAGCATGTGCAGCAAGAAACCCTGTGATCAACGCAGCCACACTGCTTGGAACCAGTGATATTGTAGACTG GAGATATTCTTCTGTTGGGCTTCAGTATGCTTTTGACCGGCTGCCCACATCAGAATGCCTCATTTCCATGCTGGAGAAGTCACCTATAATACATGCTGCACAG ATCCGTGCTCCTGTGTTGTTGATGTTGGGTGGGAGAGACAGGAGAGTATCACCTCACCAAGGTCTGGAGCTCTACAGGGCACTCAAGAGCAGGAATACACCtgtcag GTTGTTGTGGTACAGTGATGAGGGTCACTCGCTGTCTAAAGTCAACACTCAGTCTGACTGCTTCCTCAACATCGTTCTGTGgtttaaagaacatttaaacTGA
- the LOC141286769 gene encoding acylamino-acid-releasing enzyme isoform X3 — protein MESEIKDVFSHCLRFPVPISASVVADEPVDTANEKRCVTVLTRWSQCDVERGVKLRFSQRWTLLCKHDTVEHVLPSGTSSHTEKELLSCHSPSGTLQAIIREEAGHQYVEVWGQNGLEKSLDLTALNKHGKVYEDAQFASLAWSPCEKKLLYVAEKKRVEPSANSSVASANEDGGLVLLEEQDKNIYVEDWGEGLVGRSCPVLCVADLSKGAVIVYAGVPPHISPGQALWAPNGRGMVFVGQWNEPFRLGLKFCSNRRSALYYLDMKGNCECLSAEGVSVSSPRMSPDSCWIVYLQGQVFGPHHQCLKMMLYDIKNRSTSVLVDVVRRAEKGQFAGIYEALPSHCWSADSERIFFSSACENNKAVFSVDRTTGRVTQVCGLDALRLDDFGSVQLLTIQKDLMVMSCSSPNQPPCLKVGFLSSMDQAEDMQLCNVGGADVYEGFDWQPMLITPPSQEESHQFSGLNFGAILLKPYNPPERRKTPLVVTIHGGPHAHFAADWNATAAALTKLGYAVLMVNYRGSTGFGQDGIESLLGNVGSQDVKDVHRAVLCTLQNETTLDPDKVAVMGGSHGGFLACHLVGQYPDFYRACAARNPVINAATLLGTSDIVDWRYSSVGLQYAFDRLPTSECLISMLEKSPIIHAAQIRAPVLLMLGGRDRRVSPHQGLELYRALKSRNTPVRLLWYSDEGHSLSKVNTQSDCFLNIVLWFKEHLN, from the exons ATGGAGAGTGAGATCAAAGATGTGTTCAGTCACTGTCTCAGGTTTCCAGTGCCTATTTCTGCCTCTGTGGTTGCTGATGAACCGGTGGACACTGCCAATGAAAAACGTTGTGTCACCGTATTGACCC GTTGGAGTCAATGTGATGTGGAGAGAGGGGTGAAACTGCGTTTCTCTCAGAGATGGACCCTACTGTGCAAACACGACACAGTTGAGCATGTGTTGCCGTCTGGAACAAGCTCACACACAGAGAAAGA GTTGCTCAGCTGCCATTCTCCTTCTGGGACTCTTCAAGCTATCATCCGGGAGGAAGCAGGACATCAGTATGTGGAG GTTTGGGGCCAGAATGGCCTGGAGAAAAGTTTGGACCTTACAGCTCTGAATAAACATGGAAAAGTGTACGAAGATG CTCAGTTTGCAAGTTTGGCTTGGTCACCATGTGAAAAAAAGTTGCTCTATGTAGCTGAAAAAAAGAGAGTGGAGCCATCAGCTAATTCATCAGTTGCATCAGCCAATGAGGATGGTGGGCTAGTGCTGCTTGAGGAACAG GACAAGAACATATATGTTGAAGACTGGGGTGAAGGTCTGGTGGGTAGGAGCTGTCCAGTGTTATGTGTAGCTGATCTCAGCAAAGGAGCTGTTATTGTATATGCTGGCGTCCCTCCACATATATCACCAGGACAG GCTCTGTGGGCACCTAATGGAAGGGGAATGGTCTTTGTGGGCCAATGGAATGAACCGTTCAGACTGGGCCTTAAATTCTGCTCTAATCGTAG atCAGCTCTCTATTACCTGGATATGAAAGGGAACTGTG AGTGCTTGTCAGCTGAAGGAGTGTCTGTTTCAAGCCCTCGAATGAGTCCAGACTCGTGCTGGATCGTATACTTGCAGGGACAGGTGTTTGGACCACATCATCAGTGCCTGAAAATGATGCTG TATGACATAAAGAACAGAAGCACCTCGGTCTTAGTAGATGTGGTCAGGAGAGCAGAAAAAG GTCAATTTGCTGGTATATACGAGGCGTTGCCATCTCACTGCTGGTCTGCAGACAGTGAGAGAATCTTCTTTAGCAGTGCCTGTGAAAACAATAAG GCAGTGTTCTCAGTTGACAGAACCACAGGAAGAGTCACACAAGTGTGCGGACTGGATGCGCTAAGACTAG ATGATTTTGGGAGTGTGCAGCTGTTGACAATACAAAAAGACCTGATGGTGATGAGCTGCTCATCTCCAAATCAACCTCCCTGCCTG AAAGTTGGCTTCCTGTCATCAATGGATCAGGCTGAAGACATGCAACTTTGCAATGTGGGTGGAGCAGATGTTTATGAGGGATTTGATTGGCAGCCTATGTTGATCACACCCCCTTCTCAAGAGGAGAGCCATCAGTTCT CGGGACTGAATTTTGGAGCAATTTTGCTGAAGCCGTACAATCCTCCAGAAAGAAGGAAAACTCCTCTAGTGGTGACTATACATG GTGGTCCTCATGCTCATTTCGCTGCTGACTGGAATGCCACAGCCGCTGCTTTAACCAAACTGGGATATGCTGTTCTGATGG TGAACTACAGGGGCTCCACTGGGTTTGGTCAAGACGGCATAGAGTCTCTACTTGGAAACGTTGGCAGTCAGGatgtcaaagatgttcat AGGGCAGTGTTGTGCACTTTGCAAAATGAGACAACGCTAGATCCTGATAAGGTGGCAGTGATGGGCGGCTCTCATGGTGGTTTTCTGGCCTGCCACCTGGTTGGTCAATATCCAGATTTCTACAGAGCATGTGCAGCAAGAAACCCTGTGATCAACGCAGCCACACTGCTTGGAACCAGTGATATTGTAGACTG GAGATATTCTTCTGTTGGGCTTCAGTATGCTTTTGACCGGCTGCCCACATCAGAATGCCTCATTTCCATGCTGGAGAAGTCACCTATAATACATGCTGCACAG ATCCGTGCTCCTGTGTTGTTGATGTTGGGTGGGAGAGACAGGAGAGTATCACCTCACCAAGGTCTGGAGCTCTACAGGGCACTCAAGAGCAGGAATACACCtgtcag GTTGTTGTGGTACAGTGATGAGGGTCACTCGCTGTCTAAAGTCAACACTCAGTCTGACTGCTTCCTCAACATCGTTCTGTGgtttaaagaacatttaaacTGA
- the LOC141286769 gene encoding acylamino-acid-releasing enzyme isoform X2, with amino-acid sequence MRKDGFLKHLAMCESKKTKVTVVELKSDESLPAGDLHLTASEAGSTEEMSVSEGNKNQITEDAQKIRRKANFEQHLCPKRAVSEETVSHGPSDSEMADQDSTGEGGIMEEQVRPDDPSKSPMDEGDASVVDLSVVDHNVTETTASNSAASLHPIEADVTIQTLVNEMFSQHTPVESTIPQRCRSDAQDLCPFCGLMLHRKNLQVHLRRKHPDQVSNQEKPVYAQLKNPKQQRLPLRQQQKIAMESEIKDVFSHCLRFPVPISASVVADEPVDTANEKRCVTVLTRWSQCDVERGVKLRFSQRWTLLCKHDTVEHVLPSGTSSHTEKELLSCHSPSGTLQAIIREEAGHQYVEVWGQNGLEKSLDLTALNKHGKVYEDAQFASLAWSPCEKKLLYVAEKKRVEPSANSSVASANEDGGLVLLEEQDKNIYVEDWGEGLVGRSCPVLCVADLSKGAVIVYAGVPPHISPGQALWAPNGRGMVFVGQWNEPFRLGLKFCSNRRSALYYLDMKGNCECLSAEGVSVSSPRMSPDSCWIVYLQGQVFGPHHQCLKMMLYDIKNRSTSVLVDVVRRAEKGQFAGIYEALPSHCWSADSERIFFSSACENNKAVFSVDRTTGRVTQVCGLDALRLDDFGSVQLLTIQKDLMVMSCSSPNQPPCLKVGFLSSMDQAEDMQLCNVGGADVYEGFDWQPMLITPPSQEESHQFSGLNFGAILLKPYNPPERRKTPLVVTIHGGPHAHFAADWNATAAALTKLGYAVLMVNYRGSTGFGQDGIESLLGNVGSQDVKDVHRAVLCTLQNETTLDPDKVAVMGGSHGGFLACHLVGQYPDFYRACAARNPVINAATLLGTSDIVDWRYSSVGLQYAFDRLPTSECLISMLEKSPIIHAAQETWKYLQLVPKGSTKWKKLYFNKIRNICPSSSCSEVFTPLL; translated from the exons ATGAGGAAAGATGGTTTTCTAAAACACCTGGCCATGTGCGAGAGCAAAAAAACAAAGGTAACGGTTGTGGAGTTGAAATCAGACGAGAGTTTACCTGCAGGAGATCTTCATCTGACTGCATCTGAGGCTGGAAGTACTGAGGAAATGTCTGTCAGTGAGGGAAACAAGAATCAGATAACTGAAGATGCTCAGAAAATCAGAAGAAAAGCAAACTTTGAGCAACACTTGTGTCCTAAAAGG GCTGTAAGTGAGGAGACAGTGAGCCACGGGCCCAGTGATTCAGAGATGGCAGACCAAGACTCCACAG GTGAAGGAGGGATTATGGAGGAGCAGGTGAGACCAGATGACCCATCTAAATCCCCAATGGATGAAGGAGATGCTTCAGTGGTAGATCTCTCTGTAGTGGATCACAATGTCACAGAGACCACCGCCTCAAATTCTGCTGCCAGTCTGCATCCTATAGAGGCTGATGTCACTATACAGACTTTAGTAAATGAGATGTTCTCTCAACACACACCTGTTGAAAGCACCATCCCGCAAAGATGCAGATCCGATGCACAAGATCTGTGTCCGTTCTGTGGTTTAATGCTGCACAGGAAGAATCTGCAGGTGCATTTAAGAAGGAAGCATCCAGATCAAGTTTCAAACCAGGAGAAACCCGTCTATGCTCAGCTGAAAAACCCAAAACAACAGAGGCTCCCTTTGAGACAACAACAGAAG ATTGCAATGGAGAGTGAGATCAAAGATGTGTTCAGTCACTGTCTCAGGTTTCCAGTGCCTATTTCTGCCTCTGTGGTTGCTGATGAACCGGTGGACACTGCCAATGAAAAACGTTGTGTCACCGTATTGACCC GTTGGAGTCAATGTGATGTGGAGAGAGGGGTGAAACTGCGTTTCTCTCAGAGATGGACCCTACTGTGCAAACACGACACAGTTGAGCATGTGTTGCCGTCTGGAACAAGCTCACACACAGAGAAAGA GTTGCTCAGCTGCCATTCTCCTTCTGGGACTCTTCAAGCTATCATCCGGGAGGAAGCAGGACATCAGTATGTGGAG GTTTGGGGCCAGAATGGCCTGGAGAAAAGTTTGGACCTTACAGCTCTGAATAAACATGGAAAAGTGTACGAAGATG CTCAGTTTGCAAGTTTGGCTTGGTCACCATGTGAAAAAAAGTTGCTCTATGTAGCTGAAAAAAAGAGAGTGGAGCCATCAGCTAATTCATCAGTTGCATCAGCCAATGAGGATGGTGGGCTAGTGCTGCTTGAGGAACAG GACAAGAACATATATGTTGAAGACTGGGGTGAAGGTCTGGTGGGTAGGAGCTGTCCAGTGTTATGTGTAGCTGATCTCAGCAAAGGAGCTGTTATTGTATATGCTGGCGTCCCTCCACATATATCACCAGGACAG GCTCTGTGGGCACCTAATGGAAGGGGAATGGTCTTTGTGGGCCAATGGAATGAACCGTTCAGACTGGGCCTTAAATTCTGCTCTAATCGTAG atCAGCTCTCTATTACCTGGATATGAAAGGGAACTGTG AGTGCTTGTCAGCTGAAGGAGTGTCTGTTTCAAGCCCTCGAATGAGTCCAGACTCGTGCTGGATCGTATACTTGCAGGGACAGGTGTTTGGACCACATCATCAGTGCCTGAAAATGATGCTG TATGACATAAAGAACAGAAGCACCTCGGTCTTAGTAGATGTGGTCAGGAGAGCAGAAAAAG GTCAATTTGCTGGTATATACGAGGCGTTGCCATCTCACTGCTGGTCTGCAGACAGTGAGAGAATCTTCTTTAGCAGTGCCTGTGAAAACAATAAG GCAGTGTTCTCAGTTGACAGAACCACAGGAAGAGTCACACAAGTGTGCGGACTGGATGCGCTAAGACTAG ATGATTTTGGGAGTGTGCAGCTGTTGACAATACAAAAAGACCTGATGGTGATGAGCTGCTCATCTCCAAATCAACCTCCCTGCCTG AAAGTTGGCTTCCTGTCATCAATGGATCAGGCTGAAGACATGCAACTTTGCAATGTGGGTGGAGCAGATGTTTATGAGGGATTTGATTGGCAGCCTATGTTGATCACACCCCCTTCTCAAGAGGAGAGCCATCAGTTCT CGGGACTGAATTTTGGAGCAATTTTGCTGAAGCCGTACAATCCTCCAGAAAGAAGGAAAACTCCTCTAGTGGTGACTATACATG GTGGTCCTCATGCTCATTTCGCTGCTGACTGGAATGCCACAGCCGCTGCTTTAACCAAACTGGGATATGCTGTTCTGATGG TGAACTACAGGGGCTCCACTGGGTTTGGTCAAGACGGCATAGAGTCTCTACTTGGAAACGTTGGCAGTCAGGatgtcaaagatgttcat AGGGCAGTGTTGTGCACTTTGCAAAATGAGACAACGCTAGATCCTGATAAGGTGGCAGTGATGGGCGGCTCTCATGGTGGTTTTCTGGCCTGCCACCTGGTTGGTCAATATCCAGATTTCTACAGAGCATGTGCAGCAAGAAACCCTGTGATCAACGCAGCCACACTGCTTGGAACCAGTGATATTGTAGACTG GAGATATTCTTCTGTTGGGCTTCAGTATGCTTTTGACCGGCTGCCCACATCAGAATGCCTCATTTCCATGCTGGAGAAGTCACCTATAATACATGCTGCACAG gaAACATGGAAATATCTTCAGTTggttccgaagggcagtactaaatggaaaaaattatattttaacaaaataagaaatatttgtcCATCATCTTCCTgctcagaagttttcacccccctgctcTAA